The following are from one region of the Ornithorhynchus anatinus isolate Pmale09 chromosome X1, mOrnAna1.pri.v4, whole genome shotgun sequence genome:
- the TNFSF9 gene encoding tumor necrosis factor ligand superfamily member 9 isoform X2: MSSADPESLQSPPAPRTCRALDWAVLAALLLLATALAALASCTVLGVSLGPQPLPTPAFLTSSFQQIPGAHLIAKDLVLQSGTLSWDSNDRLTGVIMTSDFSYDDKTKELEVKRAGIYYVYIQLALKRVLLSDSEESNVTISIHRTWDNRSELSLTTHLKGETPDSVSKFSASLLSLHTGARLHVNLTVPHALHGWQLNEEKVNFFGLFRVAEAGR; the protein is encoded by the exons ATGAGCAGCGCCGACCCCGAGAGCCTCCAGTCGCCGCCCGCGCCCCGCACCTGCCGCGCCCTAGACTGGGCCGTGCTGGCcgccctgctgctgctggccacCGCGCTGGCCGCACTGGCCTCCTGCACCGTCCTAGGGGTGTCGCTCGGGCCCCAGCCGCTGCCCACCCCGGCCTTCCTCACTTCATCCTTTCAGCAG ATCCCTGGAGCTCATCTGATCGCCAAAGACT TGGTCCTACAGTCCGGAACACTGTCTTGGGACAGCAACGACAGACTGACAGGGGTCATCATGACATCGGACTTCTCCTACGACGACAAAACCAAGGAGCTGGAGGTGAAGAGGGCTGGGATCTACTACGTCTATATCCAGCTGGCACTCAAGAGAGTGCTCCTGTCAGACTCAGAGGAAAGCAATGTCACGATTTCCATCCATCGGACCTGGGACAACAGGTCGGAGCTGTCGCTCACCACCCACTTGAAAGGCGAAACCCCCGATTCTGTCTCTAAGTTCTCCGCCTCTCTGCTGTCCCTGCACACTGGGGCCCGCCTCCATGTGAACTTGACTGTGCCGCATGCGCTTCATGGGTGGCAGCTGAACGAAGAAAAGGTCAACTTCTTCGGACTCTTTCGGGTGGCTGAGGCGGGCAGGTAG
- the TNFSF9 gene encoding tumor necrosis factor ligand superfamily member 9 isoform X1, which produces MQPIAAITGGATWAGAQICLGILRRRWSGPCIAGAEDGARLPAGLSWQGEKEQCARLLLSAKGDLRGHGERQPSLLPLQIPGAHLIAKDLVLQSGTLSWDSNDRLTGVIMTSDFSYDDKTKELEVKRAGIYYVYIQLALKRVLLSDSEESNVTISIHRTWDNRSELSLTTHLKGETPDSVSKFSASLLSLHTGARLHVNLTVPHALHGWQLNEEKVNFFGLFRVAEAGR; this is translated from the exons ATGCAGCCCATCGCTGCCATCACCGGAGGAGCTACGTGGGCCGGCGCCCAGATCTGCCTGGGCATTCTCAGGCGTCGCTGGTCGGGTCCCTGCATAGCTGGAGCAGAGGACGGTGCCCGGCTCCCAGCTGGGCTGAGttggcagggggagaaggagcagtgtGCGAGACTCCTGCTGTCGGCAAAGGGAGATCTCCGGGGCCACGGAGAGCGTcaaccttctcttcttcccttgcaGATCCCTGGAGCTCATCTGATCGCCAAAGACT TGGTCCTACAGTCCGGAACACTGTCTTGGGACAGCAACGACAGACTGACAGGGGTCATCATGACATCGGACTTCTCCTACGACGACAAAACCAAGGAGCTGGAGGTGAAGAGGGCTGGGATCTACTACGTCTATATCCAGCTGGCACTCAAGAGAGTGCTCCTGTCAGACTCAGAGGAAAGCAATGTCACGATTTCCATCCATCGGACCTGGGACAACAGGTCGGAGCTGTCGCTCACCACCCACTTGAAAGGCGAAACCCCCGATTCTGTCTCTAAGTTCTCCGCCTCTCTGCTGTCCCTGCACACTGGGGCCCGCCTCCATGTGAACTTGACTGTGCCGCATGCGCTTCATGGGTGGCAGCTGAACGAAGAAAAGGTCAACTTCTTCGGACTCTTTCGGGTGGCTGAGGCGGGCAGGTAG
- the CD70 gene encoding CD70 antigen, with protein MVGLVAWLTLLSFFQLAYFFFSLYPLAGWDPTLLSKEKFKFPTAHLLLNHSDGLPVKRLQWMGGAQQGRSFVQGMELTAGNLKVLQGGIYYIYIQVTLSNCSLGPERTLSIKVHTPQWSAKLLSHEFGRSCSLFMGGQFLLSSQDVLEVECNSPEVPWGGRDETFFGAFLVDRGSP; from the exons ATGGTCGGCCTTGTGGCCTGGCTCACTCTGCTCAGCTTCTTCCAGCTGGCATACTTCTTCTTCTCTCTGTACCCACTGGCAGGCTGGGACCCCACG CTCTTGTCGAAAGAAAAGTTTAAATTCCCTACAGCTCATCTTCTCCTCAATCACTCAG ATGGTTTGCCGGTGAAGCGGCTTCAATGGATGGGGGGCGCCCAACAGGGCCGCTCCTTCGTGCAGGGGATGGAGCTGACGGCGGGGAACCTGAAGGTCCTCCAGGGAGGCATCTATTACATCTACATCCAGGTGACCCTGAGCAACTGCTCTCTGGGCCCGGAGAGAACCTTGTCCATCAAAGTCCACACCCCGCAGTGGTCTGCCAAGCTGCTGAGCCATGAATTTGGCAGAAGCTGCTCCCTCTTCATGGGTGGCCAGTTCCTGCTCTCTTCCCAGGACGTGCTCGAAGTGGAGTGCAACTCACCTGAGGTCCCCTGGGGAGGCAGAGATGAGACCTTCTTTGGAGCCTTCCTGGTGGACCGAGGCTCCCCCTGA